The following DNA comes from Allobranchiibius huperziae.
GCCCCGACCGCGGGGATCAGCACCGGCGCCAGCGTCAGCCAGCCGAAGGTGGGGTTCACGGCGCACCCCCGACCAGCACGCGGGAGACGTGGGCGAGGCCGTACGCCGTCTGATGCATGACCGGGATCGGCCACACGCCGAGCGCCACGACACCGGCCACTAGCAGCGCGATGACGACCCACTCCACCGAGTGCGCGTCATCGGCGACGACGTCACCGTCGTACGGGAGGGAGCCGGTGCCCGCCCAGACGCCGCGCAGCACCCGCAGCGCGTACGCCGCCGCGAGGACCGACCCCGTGGCCGCGGCCACCGCCAGGATCCGGAAGAGGGTGAGCGGCCGGTCGCCGGGGGACCAGGCCGAGAAGAGCGTGAGGATCTCGCCCCAGAAGCCCGCCAGACCGGGCAGTGCGAGCGACCCGGCGAACCCCACGACGAGCGCGAGCCCGAGGCGCGGGCTGACCTGGCGCAGCGCGTGACGCGCGGTCTGCAGGTCGTCGCCGCCCCAGCGCTTCTTCAGGCCCCCGACGACGACGAAGAGGAGCGCCGAGATGACGCCGTGCGCGATGTTGCCGTAGAGCGCGGCCTGGACCCCGAGCGTGGTGCCGGTCATCAGGGCCAGCACCACGAACCCCATGTGCGCCACCGACGACCACGCGATGAGTCGCTTGAGGCTGCGTTCGACCAGGCAGACGAGCCCGCCGACCAGGATCCCGATCACCGCGAAGACCGCGACGAAGGGCGCGACGGTGTGCAGGCCACCCGGCAGGGGGAAGACCACCAGGCGCACCACGGCGTAGGTGCCCATCTTCAGCAGCACCGCCGCGAGGAGCACCGAACCGCCGGTCGGCGCGGCCGTGTGCGCCGCGGGCAGCCACGAGTGCAGCGGCCAGATGGGGATCTTGATGCCGATGCCGATCATGAGGAGCGCGGCGACCACGGTCTGGGTGCTCCCCGCCAGGTGGGCCGTCTGCAGCCGGGTGAGGTCGGAGGTGCCCGCAGACACCACGAGCACCAGGATCCCGACCAGCATGAGCGTCGAGCCGAGCACGGTGTAGAGCACGAACATCGTTGCGGCTCGGTCGCGCTCACCGGGGCGGGTGGTGTCGCCGAATCGCGCGATGAGCAGCCACATCGGCACCAGCACGAGCTCGAACGCCAGGAAGAACGCGATGGCGTCCTGCACGAGGAACGTCGCGAGTGCGCCTCCGGTGACCATCAGCAACGCGCCGAGATACGTCGCGGAGGGCTCCTTCCACCCGGCGTGCAGCACCACGAGCACGCCGATCGCCGCCGTGAGCACCACCAGCGGCGCGCTGATGCCGTCGATGGCGAGGTGCAGCCGCATCCCGATGGCGGGCACCCACGAGTGGTCGATCGCCGGACGCTTCCAGACGGAGAGGAGGGCCGCGGCCAGCGCGACGACTGCGAGCGCGAGGGCGACGCCGTACGCCGCCGCGGTCGCGATCCGCAGGCGGCTGCGGTCGGCGGCGATCAGTGCGACCCCACCGAGCAACGGTGCGAGTGGGGCGACGAGCAGGGCTGCTACCACAGGGATATCCCGATCAGGCCGACGGCGACGACACCGACGGCGACCGCGACCAGGCCGGCGGTCGGCGTGCCGTTCTGCAGCCGCGCGCCCGCTCCGGCGAGCCCACGCGCCCCCTTGGCGGTGGAGTGCACGCCGGTCTCCAGCCCGCGCTCGCCGTCGGCCACCAGCCGCGCCAGCGCCAGCACCGGACGAGTGAGGGCGACGTAGACCCCGTCCATCCCGAGGCCGCGGTCGGCCCTGCTGCGCAGGGTGATCGGCAGACGCGCAGCCGCGTCGCCGTACGGCGTGCCGAGGGACTGCACCCGGACGAAGACGGCGACGGCGGCCATGAGCAGCAGGGTGGCGGCGATCAGCGCCCACGCCGGATGCGCCCAGTCCAGGTCGATCAAGGGGGTCGTCACCACGAGGCCGCCCACGACGGCGAGGATCGCGAGCACCCGCAGCCCGAGCCGCGAAGCGGCGTCCGGCCGCGGGATCCGCTCCGGTTTCGGCTCGGGTTCGGGTTCGACGGGCACGGGGGCCGCCTGGCCCACCTCCCGGCCGCGCCGGTCGACCTGCGCGCTGGTCACGAACAGCTCCACGATGCCCACCTCCTCGACGGTGACCGAGTCCTGCACGATCTCCAGCGCCTCGTGCCGCTCCACGACGGAGCGGTGGTCGAGGATCAGCCAGGCACGCATGCAGTAGGCGGCTGTCAGGGCGACCGAGAGTGCCAGCGCCACGAACGCGATCCGACTGACGCCGTCGCCGTCGACCGCGCGAGTGGCGGCCTCGTCGACGATCAGGTCCTTGCTGACGAAGCCCGCCATCGGGGGCACACCGGCGAGCGACAGCAGCCCGATCGCGACCAGGGCGCGGGTCGCGGGGTGGGCGCGGGTGGCGCCGGACATCCGCGCGACGACCGTGCCGCCGACCAGGACCGACAGCCAGCCGAAGACCAGGAAGAGCAGGGCCTTGAACATCGCGTGCGAGACCAGGTGGTTCAACGCCAGATCGCCCCGGTGGCCCACCGGCACGACCGCGATCCCGATCAGCATCAGACCGACCTGGGAGACGGTGGACCAGGCGAGCAGCCGCTTGAGGTCGGTCTGGCAGTAGGCGAGGAAGCCGGCCAGCACGGTGGAGACCCCGGCGACCAGGACGAGGACGGTGCGCGCGGTGTCGGAGCGCTCGAGCAAGGGCAGCAGCCGGGCCAGGACGACGGTGCCGGCGGCGACCATGGTGGCCGCGTGGATGAGCGCCGAGGCGGGCGTCGGGCCCTCCATCGCGTCGGGCAGCCAGTCCTGGAACGGCACCTGCGCGGACTTGCCCGCGACGCCGACGATCACCGCGATGAGACCGCCGGTGAGCAGTGCCGAAGGGCGCGCCTGCCAGTGCGTGACGATCCCGGAGATGGCGGTGGTGTGGGCGCCGGTGGCGAGCAGGATCAGGCCGATCGCGAAGGGCGCGTCCGCCAGCCGGGTGACGAGGAACGCCTTGTACGCCGCCCGCCGGGCCTTCTCCCGCTCGCTGTCGTGGCCGATGAGCAGGTAGGAGCACCAGCCCATCAGCTCCCAGCCGACGACGGTGAGCAGCACGTCGTCGGACAGCACCACCAGCTGCATGGCGGCGGTGAAGAGGCTCACGGTGGCGGCGAACCCGGCGTACCGCGCGTCCTCGCGCAGATACCAGCGGGCGACCAGCTGGACGACGAGCGCGACCAGCGCGACGGTGACGGCGAGCAGCACGGCGAACCGGTCGACGCCGAGCCGCATCGGCGCCTGCAGCACCCGCCCCAGCGGCAGTGCGCCGACGGTGCCGCTGGACCCCTCGGCCGTGCCGCGCAGCTGTTGCACCATCAGCGCCGCAGCCGCGACCAGGCCGAGGAGCGAGCCGAGCAGGGCGATGACGAACGCGGGCACGCGGGCCCGGCGCACCAGCACCAGGGAGAGGCCGGCGGCCAGGGCCGGCAGCAGGACGATCAGCTGCGAGGGGTGCACCGGCCAGCCGCTGCTGTCGGTCAGCGTGTCGATCACAGGTCGTCCTCACCTGCCACGGTCACGTCGATGTCACCGCGCGAACGGTAGACGGCCAGGATCACCGCGAGCGCGACGGCGATCTCGGCGGCCGCAATCGTGATCAGGAAGATGGTGAGCACGTGCCCGGCGCGGGCGGTGTCGCGGATGGTGGATCCGAAGGTGACGAAGAGCAGCCCGGCGGCGGCCAGCATCAACTCGACGCCGACCAGCACCAGCACCGCGTTGCGACGGGCCAGCACACCGAAGAGCCCGGTGCCGAAGAGGATCGCGACCAGCAGCAGCGGTGGCCAGAGGTGGATCACGAGTCCTCCCCGGTGCGGCGGGTCGCGCGCGCGGGCACCAGCGACCGGCTCATCGCCAGCGCCCCGACGAGCGCCGCGAGGAGCAGCAGCGACAGCAGCTCGAACGGCCAGACCCACGTGGAGAAGAGCATCCGGGCGAGCCCGTTCGTCGAGCCGCCGTGCACCCGCACGGTGCCGCCGCGGACGCCGGTGATGAGCACGATGCCGAGCAGGACCCCGGCGGATCCGGCGATGACGAGGGCGACCGCGCGCTGCAGCAGCGGGGTGTCGTGGTCGTGGCTGCGGCCGATCGGCGCGCGGGTGAGCATGAGGGCGAAGAGCACCAGCACGACGATCGCGCCGACGTAGACCAGCAGCTGCACCAGCGCGACCAGCTCGGCACCGAGCACCAGGTAGCACCCGGCCAGGGTCGCGAGGCACACGATCAGCCACAGCGCGGCGTGCATCAGGTGCCGGGTCGTGACCGCCGCGAGCCCACTGGCGGCGCAGAGGATTCCGAGGATCGAGAAGAAGATGTCGTACGTCGTCACGGCGCCGGCTGCTCCGTCTCCGGAGGTTCCGTGGATCCACCGACGTGAGACGGCTGGGGTGAGGTGGGCGCGCCCTGATCCAGCGCGGGCGGCGCGGGGACCGTGGCCATCCACTGGCCCAGCCGGTCCTTCTCGTGCAGCAGGTCGCGGATGTCGGTCTCGGCGTACTCGAACTCCGGGCTCCAGAAGAGCGCGTCGAACGGGCAGACCTCGATGCAGATGCCGCAGTACATGCAGAGGCTGAAGTCGATGGCGAAGCGGTCGAGCACGTTCTCCTTGCGCTCGCGCCCGCCCTCGGTGGTCGGGGGCACCGTCTCCTTGTGGGAGTCGATGTAGATGCACCAGTCCGGGCACTCCCGCGCACAGAGCATGCAGGAGGTGCAGTTGGACTCCTCCAGGGCGATCACTCCGCGCGAGCGCGGTGGCAGCCGCGGTGAGACGTCGGGGTACTCCTGGGTGTGCGCGTGCTTGGTCATCGCCCGCGCGGTGGTGCCCATGCCCTTGAGCAGTCCGGGGACGAAGCCCTTCTTGTCCTGATCGGTCATGTCGTCAGCACCACCCCTGCAGCGGTCAGCACGATCTGCAGCAGCGCCAGGGGCACGAGCCCGAGCCAGGCGACCCGCTGCAGCTGGTCTTCACGCAGCCTCGGCCACGACATCCGCATCCACAGGATGATCACGGCGAAGAAGAACCCCTTGAGCAGCACCCAGAACGGACCGATCTGGTGGTCGAAGGGGCCGGTCCAGCCGCCCAGGTAGAGCACGGCGAGCAGCAGCGAGACCACCACGATGCCGGCGTACTCGGCGAGCAGGAAGAGGGCGAACCGCAGGCCGGTGTACTCCGTCCACGGACCCATCACGACCTCGGAGTCCGCGACCGGCATGTCGAACGGCGGACGCTGCAGCTCCGCGGTGCCCGCGACCAGGAAGACGATCGCCCCCGGCAGCTGCCACAGCAGCCACCACGGGGTCCACGCGTGGGCGATCGAGACCAGGGAGAAGGATCCGGCGGCCATCGCGAACGAGGCGCCCGCGAGGATCAGCGGCACCTCGTAGGAGACGAGCTGGGCCGCGGAGCGCAGGCCGCCGATGAGCGCGTACTTGTTGCCGCTGGACCACCCGGCCATCAGCGTGCCCACCGTGCCGATCGCGCCGACCGCGAGCACCCAGAGCAGGCTGCCGGTGATCCCGGCGGCGACCAGGTGCGGCCCGAACGGGATGACCGCGAGCGCGAGCAGGTAGGACACGATGCCGAGCGCGGGCGCGAGACGGAAGACCGGCTTGTCGGCGGCGAGCGGGACGATGTCCTCCTTCTGGGTGAACTTCACCCCGTCCGCGACCAGCTGCGCCCAGCCGTGGAAGCCGCCGGCGTACATCGGGCCGAGGCGTCCCTGCATGTGCGCCATCAGCTTGTGCTCGGTCTGCCCGACGAGCAGCGGCAGCACGAGGAACCCGATCAGCACGCACAGCGACCGCAGCACGACCTCGCCGAACGTGCTCACCGTGGACCCCAGGTGGGGTCGGGGATGCCGGGCGGCTGCATCCGGCGGCGCGGCGCGCGTGCCGGTTTGGCGTCGGTCTTCGCCGGTTCGGCCTGACCGGTCGGGGTGTCAGCTGGGTCCTTGGCGCCCGGCCACGGCTTGCTGACCCGGGCGGTCAGCACGAAGGACTTGCGCAGCGGGGTGCCGACGAACCCGTCCGGCAGCAGCAGCGGCCGCAGACCCAGGCCGGTGCCGTCGTCGAATCCGTCGAAGGGGATGCCGAACATCTCGTGGGTCTCACGCTCGTGCCACGCCGCACCGCGCCACAGACCGGTGCAGCTGGGCACCGCTTCACCGTCGGGCACCGTTGTCGTGACGAGGGTTTCGCGCAGGGCACCGGGCGTCGGGTCGTAGAGGTGCGCGACGATGTCGAAGCCCGGCTCGTCGGCGCGGTCGGTCTCGTCGACCGCCGTCAGGAAGTCGAACATCGCGAAACCGCCGCTGCGCGCGTCACGCAGCGTGTCGGTCCAGTCCGCGAGAGCGCAGCGGACGGTGGGGATCTCGTCGGTCACGAGCCGGCCTCCGGGGGTGCCGGAGGTGCGACCAGCGGGCGACTCACCTCGGCCGCGGTGGCGCGGCGACCGGCGTACGGACCGAGCTTCTCGCGCAGCGACGCGGTGCTGGGGCGCTCGCTCGCGATGCGGTCCTGCAGCGCGAGGATGCCCTGCAGGAGCGCCTCGGGCCGCGGCGGGCAGCCGGGCACGTAGACGTCGACGGGGATCAGCTGATCGACGCCCTTGGTGACGCAGTAGGAGTCCCAGTACGGCCCGCCGGAGTTGGAGCAGGCGCCGAACGAGATCACGTACTTCGGCTCGGGCATCTGGTCGTAGAGCCGGCGGATGGCGGGCGCCATCTTGTCGGTGACCGTGCCCGAGACGACCATCAGGTCGGCCTGCCGCGGACCCGGAGCGAACGGGATGACGCCGAGGCGGATGAAGTCGTGACGGGCCATGGAGGCTGCGATGAACTCGATGGCGCAGCAGGCGAGCCCGAAGTTGAAGACCCACAGGGAGTAGCGGCGGCCCCAGTTCAGCACCAGGCGCATCGGCTTGGGTGCGGCTACCTGCGCGGGGCCGACGCGCGGCAGGGGGAGATCGGTCGTCATGGCGGCTCCCCTCTCAGTTGTCGAGCGTCCAGCGCAGCAGCCCGCGCCGGGCGGCGTGCGCCAGGCCGACCAGGATGACGGCCGCGAAGATGCCCATCTCCAGCAGGCTGGCGCGGTTGATGGCCTTGTCCCGCAGTACGAGCGCCCAGGGGAAGAGGAAGACGGAGTCGACCGCGAAGACCAGGTAGAGGAACGCGAACGTCATGTAGCGCACGTGGGTCTGCGCCCAGCCGCCCGCGACCGGGTCGACGCCCGACTCGTACGTCGATGCCTTGGCCTGGCTGGGCGCGCGCGGCGCGAGCAGGCGCCGGGCCAGCATGGCGGCGACGAAGAGCAGCACGCCGGCCGCCGTCACCCCGGCGAGTACGAGGTACCCGCTCAACCCAGAACTCACGGTCCGCAGCCTAACGAGCGGGGGTCTCCGCGTTCGGCACCGTCCATTTCCCGTGTCGCCGCCCGCTCTCGCGCTCAGGTGTGATGATGCGCGGATGAGCGATCTGGAGTCGATCGAGGACCGGCTCACGGCGTGGTCGCAGGAGTACGCCGACCTGCCGCTCTACAGCTCCATCACCGCGAACGCCGCCCGCGACGACGAGGTGGCGGGGCTGTTGCTGTCGGCTCAGCCCGGCCAGGCGCGCCCCGTGCTCCTCCTGGCGGCCCTGCACGACCTCGTACTCGATCACCCCGGTCTGCCCGTCGCCCAGTGGTATCCGAGCGTGGTCGGGCCGGACGCGGTGGCGACGGGAGACCCGTGGCCAGAAGTGCGCGACGCGGCCATGGCACACGCCGACCGGCTGCGCGAGGTCATCGCGACCCGCTCCACCCAGACCAACGAGGTCAACCGCTGCGTCTACCTGGCCGCGCTGCTGCAGCGCGCCTGCACGGACGTGCCCGATCTGCCGGTCGGGCTGGTGGAGATCGGCGCCAGTGCCGGGTTGCTGCTGGGCATCGACCGCTACCGCACGACGATCGAGACGCCTGGCGACTCGCACGGTGAGCGGGCGGCGTACGGGCCGGCGGACTCCAACGTGCAGTGCCTGGGCGAGGACCGCTCCGCCCGACCTGCCGGCGGGTTGCGACTCCCGGCGATCGCGAGCGCCCGCGGCATCGACCTGCACCCCGTCGACCTGTCCGACGAGTCCGCCGTGCGGTGGCTGGCCGCGTGCCTGTGGCCGGAGGTGCCGGGCCGGTACGAACGGTTCACCGCAGCCGTGGACCTGCTGCGCGCCGATCCGCCGGCCGTCGATCGCGGCGACATGATCGACGACCTGCCGGCCACCCTGGCACGAGCGGGCGGCGACCACCTCGTGCTCTTCAGCTCCTGGGCGCTGACGTACGTCGAGCGGTCCCGCCGTCCGCTGGTGGCGCGCCATCTGGCCGCCGCGGCCCGTGACGGGCGACCGGTCAGCTGGATCACCGCCGAGCCGCCGCGCTGCATGCCCGAGGTCGAGCTGCCGCCGCATCTGCGGGACGCGCAGGGCGGCACGGTGCTGGGGGCCCGCCGCTGGCGCGACGGGGCGGAGTTGGAGCCGGCGTACTGGGGCACCGCCCATCCGCACGGTCACTGGTTCGACTTCGCCTGACTGCGCACCTGAGCCTGACGGCGTTTGCGTTCGTTGACGGCGTTCGAACACCGTCAACGAACGCGAACACCGTCAGCGTGCTTGCCCGACCGGCCTGATCACCCGGGGTGGGTGTGCCGGGTCTGAGCACGGCCGGCGACGTGCTCGAAGATCAGGGTGGTCTCGGTGAGGGCCACGTCCTGGGAGGCGCTGAGGTTGTCGACCACGAAGTTGCTGAGCGCGGAGGGCGATTCGCATGCCACGTGCAGCTGGAAGTCGTTGGCGCCCGCCAGGAAGTACACGTTCAGCACCCCCGGCAGCGCCGCCAGCCGACCGGTGAGCTCCCTGATCCGCGAACGCGATCCGGCGCGCAGCCGGACCGAGACGAACGCCTGGATCGGGCGTCCGATCGCCTCCGGATCGATGTCCGCGTGGTAGCCGCGGATCACCCCGCGCTCACGCAACAGCCGCACCCGGTTGAGGCAGGTGGACGGCGCGATGCCGGCCGCGCGCGCCAGGGCCTTGTTGGCCATCCGGGCGTCCGCCGCGAGCAGTCCGAGCAGCACCTGATCGGTGTCGTCCAGCGGCGCCGCGCTGTGACCCACACCACCGGACCGAACTTCCTTCATCAACACCCGTCCCATGGCAGCAGAATCGACAGAAGTTCATCCCGCCGCGACTCTGGCGAATAATCGACAGAATCCTAGCGTTGCGACCCGTCCAAGTTCGATCCTGGAACGACGAGTTGTCATCGACCCAGGAGGATCACCGTGCGCGTCGGCGTACCCAAGGAAGTCAAGAACCACGAGTACCGGGTGGCCATCACCCCGATCGGCGTGCACGAGCTGGTCACGCAGGGCCACGACGTCTGCATCGAGAAGGGTGCCGGCGTGGGCTCCTCGATCCACGACGAGGAGTACGTCGCGGCCGGTGCGAAGATCATCGACTCCGCCGATGACGTGTGGGCCGACGCCGAGATGATCCTCAAGGTCAAGGAGCCGGTGGAGCAGGAGTACCACCGCATGCGCGAGGGCCAGCTGCTCTTCACCTACCTGCACCTGGCCGCCGACAAGCCGCTCACCGACGAGCTGCTGAGGCGCAAGGTCACCGGCATCGCGTACGAGACGGTGCAGCTGCCCTCCGGCGGCCTGCCGCTGCTCTACCCGATGTCCGAGGTCGCCGGGTGCCTCGCACCGCAGGTCGGCGCGCACTCCCTCATGAAGGCGCAGGGCGGTCGCGGCGTGCTCATGGGCGGCGTCGGCGGCGTCGCCAACGCCAAGGTCGTCGTCATCGGCGCGGGTGTCTCCGGCCAGAACGCCGCGAACATCGCGCTCGGCATGGGCGCCGACGTCACGATGCTCGACACCGACCTGGACAAGCTGCGGATGTCGTTCTGGCGCTACAGCAACCGGGTGCACGGGCTGGCGTCGTCGTCGCTGGCGATCCGCCAGCAGCTGCTGGAGGCCGACATGGTCATCGGTGCGGTGCTCATCCCGGGCGCGCGCGCCCCGAAGCTGGTCACCAACGAGCTGGTCTCGCAGATGAAGCCCGGCTCGGTGCTCGTCGACATCGCGGTCGACCAGGGCGGCTGCTTCGAGGACACCCACCCGACCACGCACGCCGACCCGACGTACATGGTGCACGACTCGGTCTTCTATTGCGTCGCGAACATGCCCGGTGCGGTGCCGAACACCTCGACGTACGCGCTCACCAACGCGACGCTGCCCTACACGGTCGCGCTCGCCCGCAAGGGCTGGCAGCAGGCCTGCCGCGACGACCACTCGCTCGCGCTGGGGCTCAACACGTACGACGGCTCGCTCACCAACGCCCCGGTCGCCGAGGCGCACGGGCTGACCTCGACCTCGGTGGAGGACGCCATCGCCTGACCTGCACCGACTGCAGCGACCGACATGCAGTTCGTGGTCTCGTCGTCGGTCGATCCGCGCAGCCGCGCGGATCGACCGGTGGCGGCGCCGCGGACTGCATGTTCGTCGTTACAGGGCGAAACGTGGCCGACACATTGAGTTGCTTCACTGGCCCGCATGCACCTGACACCCGCCGACACCGAGAAGCTGCTGCTCTCGGTCGCCGGGATGGTCGCCCGCGACCGGCTCGCGCGCGGCGTCCGGCTCAACTACCCCGAGAGCGTCGCCCTGCTCTCGACGTGGGTCATCGAGCGGGCCCGTGAGGGCGCGCTGGTCGCCGACCTGATGGAGTCCGGCCGTGAGGTCCTCACCCGCGATCAGGTGATGGACGGCGTGGCCGAGATGATCCCCGACGTCCAGGTCGAGGCGACGTTCCCCGACGGACGCAAGCTCGTGACGCTGCACCACCCGATCGCATGAGCGGCGGCAACGACGGACCGGGCGCCATCCGGGTCGCGCCCGGCACGCTCACCATCAACGAGCGCGCCGACGGCGACCGGCGCACGCTGGTCATCGTCAACACCGGCGACCGGCCGATCCAGATCGGCTCGCATCTGCACCTGCCTGACGCGAACGTCGCCCTGGACTTCGATCGCGCTGCGGCGCAGGGCTTCCGGCTCGACGTGCCCTCCGGCACCTCGGTGCGTTTCGAGCCGGGGATGTCTCGCGAGGTCGGTGCGGTGCGCCTGGCCGGGCGGCAGAAGGTGCCTGGCATCCAGACGGGGAAGCACGATGGCTGAGCTGGACCGCGCGAAGTACGCCGCGCTCTACGGCGGGACGACCGGCGACCAGGTGCGCCTCGGCGACACCGACCTGTGGATCGAGATCGAGCGCGACCTCACCGCGACGATGCCGGACGGATCGATCTCCTACGGCGACGAGGCCGTCTTCGGCGGCGGCAAGTCGATCCGCGAATCGATGGCGCAGGGCACCCGCACCAGCGCCCAGGGCGCCCTCGACACCGTGATCACCGGTGCGATCGTGCTCGACCACTGGGGTGTCGTACGCGCCGACGTCGGCATCCGCGACGGGCGCATCGTCGGGATCGGCCGCGCCGGCAACCCCGACATCACCGACGGCATCACGCCGGAGCTGGAGATCGGGCCGGGCACCGACGTCATCTCGGGCGAAGGCCGCATCCTCACTGCCGGCGGCATCGACATGCACGTGCACTTCCTGTCGACCAGTCAGGTGCACGAGGCGCTGGCGACAGGTCTGACGACCCTCGGCGGTGGCGGCACCGGGCCCTCGGAGGGCTCGAAGGCCACCACCGTGACGCCCGGCCCCTGGCACCTGCAGTCCGTGCATCGAGGCCTGGACCATCTGCCGGTCAACCTGCTGCTCATGGGCAAGGGCAACACCGTGAGCGCAGAGGGCCTGCGCGAGCAAGCGCTGGCGGGGGCGGCGGCGTACAAGGTGCACGAGGACTGGGGCTCGACGCCGGCGGCGATCGACGCGGCGCTGCGGGCGGCGGACGCGTACGAGATGCAGGTCGCGCTGCACTCCGACAGTCTCAACGAGGCCGGGTACGTCGAGTCGACGCTGCGTGCGATCGGCGGCCGGTCGATCCACGCGTTCCACACCGAGGGCGCGGGCGGCGGTCATGCACCGGACATCCTGTCGATCGCCTCTGAGCCGAACGTCCTTCCCGGATCTACGAATCCGACGCTCCCGCACACCGTCAACACCGTCGCCGAGCACCTGGACATGCTCATCGTCTGCCACCACCTGAACCCCTCGGTGCCGGAGGATCTGGCGTTCGCGGAGTCCCGCATCCGTGCAACCACGATCGCGGCGGAGGACCTGCTGCACGACATGGGCGCGCTCTCGATCACCTCCTCGGACGCGCAGGCGATGGGCCGGATCGGGGAGGTCATCACCCGGACCTGGCAGGTCGCGCACGTGATGAAGGCCCGCCGCGGGTCGCTCGGCGCGTCGCTGCCCGCCGACAACGAGCGCGCCCGCCGCTACGTCGCGAAGTACACGATCAACCCCGCGATCGCGCACGGCATCGAGCACGAGGTCGGGTCGATCGAGGTCGGCAAGCTGGCCGATCTGGTGCTGTGGGAGCCGAAGTTCTTCGGAATCCGCCCGTCGGTGGTCGTCAAGGGCGGCGCGATCGTCTGGGCCTCCCTCGGCGACCCCAACGCCTCGATCCCGACCCCGCAACCGGTGCTGATGCGGCCGGCGCTCGTGGCATCGGCCGGAGCGGACCTCTCGATGTCGTTCGTGTCGCCGCTCGCGCTGGACGGCGGGCTCGCGGACCGGCTCGGGCTGCGGCGCGCACTGGTCGCCGTGCGCGGCACCCGCGACGTCGGCAAGGCGCAGATGGTCAACAACTCCGCCACGCCGCTCATCGACATCGACGCCGAGACTTTCGCGATCGCCATCGACGGCGAGGTCGTGCAGCCGGCGCCCGCGGCGGAACTGCCGTTGGCGCAGCTCTACTCGATGTTCTGAGATGTCCTCCGCCACAGGCTCGCTCGCGACGTTGCTGCTCGGCGACGCGCGGCTGCCCACCGG
Coding sequences within:
- a CDS encoding NADH-quinone oxidoreductase subunit M, which codes for MVAALLVAPLAPLLGGVALIAADRSRLRIATAAAYGVALALAVVALAAALLSVWKRPAIDHSWVPAIGMRLHLAIDGISAPLVVLTAAIGVLVVLHAGWKEPSATYLGALLMVTGGALATFLVQDAIAFFLAFELVLVPMWLLIARFGDTTRPGERDRAATMFVLYTVLGSTLMLVGILVLVVSAGTSDLTRLQTAHLAGSTQTVVAALLMIGIGIKIPIWPLHSWLPAAHTAAPTGGSVLLAAVLLKMGTYAVVRLVVFPLPGGLHTVAPFVAVFAVIGILVGGLVCLVERSLKRLIAWSSVAHMGFVVLALMTGTTLGVQAALYGNIAHGVISALLFVVVGGLKKRWGGDDLQTARHALRQVSPRLGLALVVGFAGSLALPGLAGFWGEILTLFSAWSPGDRPLTLFRILAVAAATGSVLAAAYALRVLRGVWAGTGSLPYDGDVVADDAHSVEWVVIALLVAGVVALGVWPIPVMHQTAYGLAHVSRVLVGGAP
- a CDS encoding proton-conducting transporter membrane subunit: MIDTLTDSSGWPVHPSQLIVLLPALAAGLSLVLVRRARVPAFVIALLGSLLGLVAAAALMVQQLRGTAEGSSGTVGALPLGRVLQAPMRLGVDRFAVLLAVTVALVALVVQLVARWYLREDARYAGFAATVSLFTAAMQLVVLSDDVLLTVVGWELMGWCSYLLIGHDSEREKARRAAYKAFLVTRLADAPFAIGLILLATGAHTTAISGIVTHWQARPSALLTGGLIAVIVGVAGKSAQVPFQDWLPDAMEGPTPASALIHAATMVAAGTVVLARLLPLLERSDTARTVLVLVAGVSTVLAGFLAYCQTDLKRLLAWSTVSQVGLMLIGIAVVPVGHRGDLALNHLVSHAMFKALLFLVFGWLSVLVGGTVVARMSGATRAHPATRALVAIGLLSLAGVPPMAGFVSKDLIVDEAATRAVDGDGVSRIAFVALALSVALTAAYCMRAWLILDHRSVVERHEALEIVQDSVTVEEVGIVELFVTSAQVDRRGREVGQAAPVPVEPEPEPKPERIPRPDAASRLGLRVLAILAVVGGLVVTTPLIDLDWAHPAWALIAATLLLMAAVAVFVRVQSLGTPYGDAAARLPITLRSRADRGLGMDGVYVALTRPVLALARLVADGERGLETGVHSTAKGARGLAGAGARLQNGTPTAGLVAVAVGVVAVGLIGISLW
- the nuoK gene encoding NADH-quinone oxidoreductase subunit NuoK, with product MIHLWPPLLLVAILFGTGLFGVLARRNAVLVLVGVELMLAAAGLLFVTFGSTIRDTARAGHVLTIFLITIAAAEIAVALAVILAVYRSRGDIDVTVAGEDDL
- a CDS encoding NADH-quinone oxidoreductase subunit J, which encodes MTTYDIFFSILGILCAASGLAAVTTRHLMHAALWLIVCLATLAGCYLVLGAELVALVQLLVYVGAIVVLVLFALMLTRAPIGRSHDHDTPLLQRAVALVIAGSAGVLLGIVLITGVRGGTVRVHGGSTNGLARMLFSTWVWPFELLSLLLLAALVGALAMSRSLVPARATRRTGEDS
- a CDS encoding NuoI/complex I 23 kDa subunit family protein, whose translation is MTDQDKKGFVPGLLKGMGTTARAMTKHAHTQEYPDVSPRLPPRSRGVIALEESNCTSCMLCARECPDWCIYIDSHKETVPPTTEGGRERKENVLDRFAIDFSLCMYCGICIEVCPFDALFWSPEFEYAETDIRDLLHEKDRLGQWMATVPAPPALDQGAPTSPQPSHVGGSTEPPETEQPAP
- a CDS encoding complex I subunit 1/NuoH family protein → MSTFGEVVLRSLCVLIGFLVLPLLVGQTEHKLMAHMQGRLGPMYAGGFHGWAQLVADGVKFTQKEDIVPLAADKPVFRLAPALGIVSYLLALAVIPFGPHLVAAGITGSLLWVLAVGAIGTVGTLMAGWSSGNKYALIGGLRSAAQLVSYEVPLILAGASFAMAAGSFSLVSIAHAWTPWWLLWQLPGAIVFLVAGTAELQRPPFDMPVADSEVVMGPWTEYTGLRFALFLLAEYAGIVVVSLLLAVLYLGGWTGPFDHQIGPFWVLLKGFFFAVIILWMRMSWPRLREDQLQRVAWLGLVPLALLQIVLTAAGVVLTT
- a CDS encoding NADH-quinone oxidoreductase subunit C, with the protein product MTDEIPTVRCALADWTDTLRDARSGGFAMFDFLTAVDETDRADEPGFDIVAHLYDPTPGALRETLVTTTVPDGEAVPSCTGLWRGAAWHERETHEMFGIPFDGFDDGTGLGLRPLLLPDGFVGTPLRKSFVLTARVSKPWPGAKDPADTPTGQAEPAKTDAKPARAPRRRMQPPGIPDPTWGPR
- a CDS encoding NADH-quinone oxidoreductase subunit B, whose protein sequence is MTTDLPLPRVGPAQVAAPKPMRLVLNWGRRYSLWVFNFGLACCAIEFIAASMARHDFIRLGVIPFAPGPRQADLMVVSGTVTDKMAPAIRRLYDQMPEPKYVISFGACSNSGGPYWDSYCVTKGVDQLIPVDVYVPGCPPRPEALLQGILALQDRIASERPSTASLREKLGPYAGRRATAAEVSRPLVAPPAPPEAGS
- a CDS encoding NADH-quinone oxidoreductase subunit A translates to MSSGLSGYLVLAGVTAAGVLLFVAAMLARRLLAPRAPSQAKASTYESGVDPVAGGWAQTHVRYMTFAFLYLVFAVDSVFLFPWALVLRDKAINRASLLEMGIFAAVILVGLAHAARRGLLRWTLDN